The Thalassolituus oleivorans MIL-1 genome includes the window AGCCGCCATCGCCATCTAGACCATCAGTGGTATCGGTATAAACGATACTACCAATATCCAAAGCTAAATCTAACTCGATATCAACTCCAGCCTGACCGGTAACCTTTGTAAGATCGTAATCACCTAGTTCTGATAATTCTGCGTGTGCTGACAACGATGCCGCCAGAACGCTTAGAGAGAATGCTATTTTTTTCATGATCTTTCCATGATTATTATTAGTGTCAGCAACAGTCTAGGGGGCTAAAACAAGGGATACAATAGGTTACACAACATTTCTTTGGGTTTTGGCTTGAGAATGGTCTTGTCGACCATATTGACGACGATTTACGCCACACTGGCACAATCAGTCCCAGTCTCACTGGTGTGAAGTTACCCCAGCGAGACAAGTCCGCCCCTTACACTAACCTCTGGGGTCGCATCCTCAATCGCATCGCACTCTTCTATTAGTTGGTAATAGGCATTACGTGAAAATCTTGCCCACAACCCATCGCGAATATGGATCATTGGAATCATAAGGCCGTCAAGTTCTGACAGCGCGAAGTTGTCTGTGGTGATTTCTACCACACCATCAATGTTTAGCGCCGCAAATAGCCCACCCTGATCCCGCTCAATCATGTTGACAACAAACGGAAGATCTTCGACCCGAATTCGCCATTTTTCCACTGGAGTAAGCAGAAAATAGTCATCGCCCTCTTTGCGCAAAATGGTAGAAAACACCTGCACCAACTTCTTGCGCTCTATCTTCACCCCCTCATGCCACCAAGTTCCATCCTTGCGAATGACCATATCCATGTCACCTGATAACTCTGGATTCCAACTCATAACCGGAGGTAACTTACTAGAGGTAGCTTTAATGCCTAACTGGTGTGCTAATTCATCAAGCGTCACAATTAAAGCCCTCTCTGCCATTCCTGACGTAATGCAATCCTGTCAGGCTGATTAATCGCTGTATCAAGCTGCTTAAGCATCTCTTCTTTATCGGCACCTAGGGTGCCTTTGAGGGGCAGATAATTGGATGCATGATCACTACGAAATACAGTATTGCTAAGCTCCAGCGTGTCTATAAAGCGGCGCAGCTCTACAAAGAGATCATGCTGATTCGGCAGCTGATAATTCCCCGCAAACCCCTCCTGAACACGTCTATCACCGAGAGGGTAGCTGACAACAAGAGTAGACAGAAAATCCGGCTGTGCTTCATTCATCAAACGAGCTGAATTAACAGCATGCTGCTCGCTAAGAGCAACTCCTCCCATACCATTCAAAACCATAACCGAAGTCTTTATTCGGGCTTCCTTAAGCTTATTAAGGGCATCCAAAGTGCTCTCATAAGTCTCACCTTTGGATATCGCAGTTAATACTTCGTCATCGCCACTTTCCGCACCGACATAAGCAATACCAAAGCCTAAATCGGCCAACTCTTTCAACTCACCAACTGATTTTTTGCGTATATTGCGTGGCAAACAATAAGCTCCAACTCGCGTCACCCATGGAAGCTCAGCCTTAATAGACCGCAAAATATTAACAAGACGACGAGTAGGCAATACTAATGCATCACCATCAGCTAAAAACACTTTTTCAAATCGAGGACCGATGGCGGCAGCCTGTTTAATTTCAGCCAAAACCTCTGCTTCATCGCGTGCTCGAAATTTTTTCTGCGGCTGAGTGTACATATCGCAGAAAGTACACTTATTCCAAGAGCAACCATTCGTTACTTGAAATATCAGCGAGCGAGCTTCGCTTGGTGGACGAAAAATAGGTTCAATATATTGCGGAAACATAGCGTATATATCTCTTGGTGGTATCAGCAAGAAAAAGACG containing:
- a CDS encoding DUF1285 domain-containing protein, with protein sequence MTLDELAHQLGIKATSSKLPPVMSWNPELSGDMDMVIRKDGTWWHEGVKIERKKLVQVFSTILRKEGDDYFLLTPVEKWRIRVEDLPFVVNMIERDQGGLFAALNIDGVVEITTDNFALSELDGLMIPMIHIRDGLWARFSRNAYYQLIEECDAIEDATPEVSVRGGLVSLG
- a CDS encoding radical SAM protein — its product is MFPQYIEPIFRPPSEARSLIFQVTNGCSWNKCTFCDMYTQPQKKFRARDEAEVLAEIKQAAAIGPRFEKVFLADGDALVLPTRRLVNILRSIKAELPWVTRVGAYCLPRNIRKKSVGELKELADLGFGIAYVGAESGDDEVLTAISKGETYESTLDALNKLKEARIKTSVMVLNGMGGVALSEQHAVNSARLMNEAQPDFLSTLVVSYPLGDRRVQEGFAGNYQLPNQHDLFVELRRFIDTLELSNTVFRSDHASNYLPLKGTLGADKEEMLKQLDTAINQPDRIALRQEWQRGL